The following coding sequences lie in one Pseudomonas svalbardensis genomic window:
- a CDS encoding IMPACT family protein, with the protein MPFTLSGFCEYREEIRKSRFITFATPISSPVEALAFIEQHSDLNASHNCWAWKLGDQYRSTDDGEPGGTAGRPILAAIDAQDCDQVAVLVIRWYGGVQLGTGGLARAYGGGANKCLQAAAKVELISRVPVSCACAFAELPLVKLRVAELGGLVVEETFTANGVELQLAIGESQIDTLQTQLADLSRGRILLQH; encoded by the coding sequence ATGCCTTTTACCCTCAGCGGTTTTTGCGAATACCGCGAAGAGATTCGCAAAAGCCGCTTCATCACTTTCGCCACGCCGATCAGCAGCCCTGTTGAAGCCCTGGCGTTCATCGAACAGCACAGCGATTTGAATGCCTCGCACAATTGCTGGGCCTGGAAACTTGGCGACCAATACCGCAGCACTGACGACGGCGAGCCCGGCGGCACCGCTGGCCGGCCGATTCTGGCGGCGATCGACGCGCAGGATTGCGATCAGGTCGCGGTGCTGGTGATTCGTTGGTATGGCGGCGTTCAACTCGGCACCGGTGGCCTCGCCCGGGCGTATGGCGGCGGCGCCAACAAGTGCCTGCAAGCAGCGGCGAAGGTTGAGTTGATCAGTCGGGTGCCGGTGAGTTGCGCTTGTGCTTTTGCAGAGTTGCCGCTGGTGAAGCTTCGGGTGGCGGAACTGGGTGGATTGGTTGTGGAAGAAACGTTCACGGCCAACGGCGTAGAGCTGCAATTGGCGATCGGCGAAAGCCAGATCGATACTCTGCAAACGCAGCTGGCGGATCTGAGTCGCGGGCGCATTTTGTTGCAGCACTAA
- a CDS encoding TetR/AcrR family transcriptional regulator: MTFEVPAHGGKPASRIRQKNEETIIKAAEDEFARHGFKGTSMNTIALNAGLPKANLHYYFTNKLGLYVAVLSNILQLWDSTFNTLTAEDDPAEALTRYIRAKMEFSRRQPQASRIFAMEVISGGECLTEYFNQDYRAWFQGRAGVFQAWIDAGKMDPVDPVNLIFLLWGSTQHYADFATQICRVSGRTKLTKQDMEDAGNNLIRIILKGCGLTPTI; this comes from the coding sequence ATGACCTTTGAAGTCCCCGCTCACGGCGGCAAACCTGCCAGCCGCATTCGTCAAAAGAACGAAGAGACCATCATCAAAGCCGCCGAAGACGAGTTCGCCCGTCACGGGTTCAAAGGCACCAGCATGAACACCATCGCCCTGAATGCCGGGTTGCCCAAGGCGAATCTGCATTATTACTTCACCAACAAACTCGGTTTGTACGTGGCGGTGTTGAGCAACATCCTCCAGTTGTGGGACAGCACCTTCAACACCCTGACCGCTGAAGATGATCCGGCCGAAGCGCTGACGCGTTACATCCGCGCCAAGATGGAATTCTCCCGCCGTCAGCCGCAAGCCTCGCGGATCTTCGCGATGGAAGTGATCAGCGGCGGCGAATGCCTGACCGAGTACTTCAACCAGGATTATCGCGCCTGGTTCCAGGGCCGGGCGGGCGTGTTCCAAGCCTGGATCGACGCCGGAAAAATGGACCCGGTCGACCCGGTGAACCTGATCTTCCTGTTGTGGGGCAGCACTCAGCATTACGCGGATTTCGCCACGCAGATCTGCCGTGTCAGCGGGCGCACCAAGCTCACCAAGCAGGACATGGAAGACGCCGGCAACAACCTGATCCGCATCATTCTCAAGGGCTGCGGCCTGACGCCAACGATCTAA
- a CDS encoding LysR family transcriptional regulator produces the protein MSSRRPDPLAQVSDFDIRLLRIFRSVVECGGFSAAESVLGIGRSAISQQMSDLEQRLGLRLCQRGRAGFSLTEEGREVYQSALQLLSALESFRTEVNGLHQHLRGELTIGLTDNLVTLPHMRITHALAQLKERGPDVQIQIRMIAPNEVEQGVLDGRLHVGVVPQASALSGLEYQPLYSERSLLYCAVGHPLFYVDDKQLDDERLNSQDAIAPTFRLPAEIQAHYQALNCTASASDREGMAFLILTGRYIGYLPDHYASLWVQQGRLRALKPKVRFYDLSLASVTRKGRRPHLVLESFLESLAATR, from the coding sequence CGTGGAATGCGGTGGCTTCTCCGCGGCGGAATCGGTGCTGGGAATCGGTCGCTCGGCCATCAGCCAGCAAATGAGCGATCTGGAACAGCGCCTCGGTCTGCGTTTATGCCAACGGGGTCGCGCCGGGTTTTCCCTGACCGAAGAAGGTCGCGAGGTTTACCAATCGGCGTTGCAGCTATTAAGTGCGCTGGAAAGCTTCCGCACCGAGGTCAACGGCCTGCACCAACATCTGCGCGGCGAATTGACCATCGGCCTGACCGACAACCTGGTCACCCTGCCCCACATGCGCATCACCCACGCCTTGGCGCAATTGAAGGAACGCGGGCCGGACGTGCAGATTCAGATCCGCATGATCGCGCCCAATGAAGTCGAACAAGGCGTGCTCGACGGTCGATTGCATGTCGGAGTGGTGCCGCAAGCCAGCGCGCTGTCGGGGTTGGAATACCAGCCGCTTTATAGCGAACGCTCGCTGCTGTATTGCGCGGTCGGTCATCCGTTGTTTTATGTCGACGATAAACAACTGGATGACGAGCGCCTCAATAGCCAGGACGCCATCGCGCCGACTTTCCGTTTGCCCGCGGAAATCCAGGCCCATTACCAGGCGCTCAATTGCACCGCCAGTGCCTCGGACCGTGAAGGCATGGCGTTCCTGATCCTCACCGGACGCTACATCGGCTACCTGCCGGACCACTACGCCAGCCTCTGGGTGCAGCAAGGCCGGTTGCGTGCGCTGAAACCAAAGGTGCGTTTTTATGACCTGAGCCTTGCATCGGTCACGCGCAAGGGCCGTCGCCCGCATTTGGTGCTGGAAAGCTTTTTGGAGAGCCTGGCTGCGACACGCTAG